In a single window of the Alosa sapidissima isolate fAloSap1 chromosome 18, fAloSap1.pri, whole genome shotgun sequence genome:
- the LOC121690423 gene encoding nephronectin-like, whose protein sequence is MEFWLKLALCCTAGLVGGVDFDNRLPRPLELTNGLCWFGSKVDCCWGWRRVNWGECQPVCESGCKYGKCVGPDKCECQPGYTGKTCNQDVNECGLKPRPCKHRCVNTLGSYKCYCLNGYMMMADNTCRSRTCALANCQYGCEMKKGEVRCLCPSPGLRLGPDQKTCVDVDECVTGLATCPRSRRCVNTFGSYLCTCHPGFQLRYANGRYQCISDRSLCFDTPGTRKCKCKESAHGKGLFCRPLLKVTIQPPRPDKMTIVPPIPDIATPTKRTTTKVVKQPTRKPTTTTRKPTTTTTTRKPTTTTTKPTTTTVTTTTSLPTTTKVTTMDTTTPTRAVIEDTTAIATDPLTTTTMTTVAATTMDFITTVALTTRPALTTTTVGPTPVRVSKKPTAVPTTTAPLVTTTIPMDSTTFNNNIVDTPKPRGDVHIPRKENHNNVFDLDLDIELGLTGDYAKDQASPGSVSCSFDEGICPWMTDNEGDVHWESREDPRGGRYLAVSGARSGRISRGARLTVPFESVTGPLCLSFRSYMVGHQAGTLQVFAKRGHGLVTASWTRTGGHGWRLAHVSLQGRGLKSIVIKGEKRKGRRGEVVVDDLSIRRGLCSRT, encoded by the exons ATGGAGTTTTGGCTGAAGCTCGCGCTCTGTTGCACTGCCGGTCTCGTAGGAGGTGTTGATTTTGACAATAG GTTACCGAGGCCACTGGAGCTGACCAATGGGCTATGCTGGTTTGGCTCCAAAGTGGACTGCTGCTGGGGTTGGAGACGAGTCAACTGGGGAGAATGCCAAC CTGTATGTGAGTCAGGCTGTAAATACGGTAAATGTGTCGGGCCAGACAAGTGCGAATGTCAACCAGGATACACTGGCAAAACCTGCaaccaag atgTGAATGAGTGTGGATTGAAGCCAAGGCCCTGTAAGCACAGATGTGTGAACACTCTTGGCAGCTACAAATGCTACTGCCTCAATGGATACATGATGATGGCTGACAACACTTgccgaa gtcGTACGTGTGCTCTGGCTAACTGTCAGTATGGCTGTGAGATGAAAAAAGGAGAGGTCAGGTGTCTGTGTCCATCGCCAGGGTTACGGCTTGGACCTGACCAAAAGACTTGTGTAG ACGTTGATGAGTGTGTGACTGGCCTGGCAACGTGTCCACGGTCCAGGCGGTGTGTTAACACATTCGGGAGCTACCTGTGCACCTGTCACCCCGGGTTCCAGCTTCGCTATGCCAACGGCCGATACCAGTGTATCA gtGACCGATCCCTCTGCTTTGACACCCCAGGAACTAGGAAGTGCAAATGCAAAGAAAGTGCTCATGGGAAAGGCCTCTTCTGCAGAC CATTACTTAAGGTCACCATACAGCCACCTAGACCAGACAAAATGACCATTGTCCCGCCAATACCCGACATCGCCACACCAACAAAGAGAACGACAACCAAAGTGGTTAAGCAACCCACAAggaaaccaacaacaaccaccagaaaaccaacaaccacaactactaccagaaaaccaacaacaactacaacgaagccaacaactacaactgtgACAACAACTACATCACTTCCTACTACAACTAAAGTCACAACAATGGACACCACAACACCTACAAGGGCTGTTATCGAGGATACTACTGCTATAGCAACAGATCCTCTGACAACTACAACCATGACAACTGTAGCGGCAACCACAATGGATTTTATAACAACTGTAGCACTGACTACCAGGCCAGCATTAACCACGACAACTGTGGGCCCAACTCCCGTCAGAGTGTCAAAAAAGCCAACTGCAGTCCCAACTACCACTGCACCATTAGTTACGACTACTATTCCCATGGATAGCACAACTTTCAACAATAATATTGTGGACACACCTAAACCTAGGGGAGATGTGCACA tcCCTCGTAAAGAAAACCACAACAACGTGTTTGATCTGGACCTTGACATCGAACTGGGACTTACTGGAGATTATGCCAAGGACCAAGCAA gccctgGGTCCGTGAGCTGTTCATTTGATGAGGGTATATGTCCATGGATGACAGACAACGAGGGAGATGTGCACTGGGAGTCCAGAGAGGATCCCAGAG GTGGACGGTACCTGGCTGTGTCTGGGGCGCGGTCAGGGCGGATCTCACGGGGCGCGCGTCTGACCGTGCCCTTTGAGTCAGTGACGGGCCCGCTCTGCCTGTCCTTCCGTAGCTACATGGTGGGCCATCAGGCCGGCACGCTGCAGGTGTTTGCCAAGAGGGGGCATGGCCTCGTCACAGCGTCCTGGACCAGGACTGGTGGCCATGGATGGAGACTCGCCCACGTATCCCTGCAGGGGAGGGGCCTAAAGAGC aTTGTCATAAAGGGTGAGAAGAGGAAAGGGAGAAGAGGTGAGGTGGTTGTTGATGACCTCAGCATACGAAGAGGCCTGTGCAGCAGGACCTGA
- the LOC121690189 gene encoding F-box only protein 41-like: MGREGASGRMKAQRGQPGWGLAWLEALMMGELERKSAEVRVAKKEKEKLRRAKEELEERNSQLKRQLSIAAEMMTDLRREVIEKQRELTSKERQVCELSVFLRDTALKEADAKLRLQEFIEELLERAETAETLLLDQHTQAQSRYARARSRSHSQSHYTPVLTHQTYLRYAHTPHCRSSGAGMNGSYQRSQSVSVVSGHTYQQHVSPDKRWPRGVKRTLSLGSCMCERGCVCGRRWCLCERGCVCGRRWCLCERGRWCLCERGCVCVSSDEGDDSWSADTSELSLWPHTPSRDVSQAVCPFCSKPSRSLECVCIALRCVFAYLDVHTLLNAAEVCRAWRNVSRHSSLWIHVTLENTHISSTLLVSLSRCCNQTRSLTMRSLTAPRRHHTSAEEHYRNTRGCLESGLEVLLRATGRSLMELNVSDCPNILTDRCVWLASCYCRSLQTLTYRSATDPVGPEVIWALGAGCRNITCLQVAPLQPCLQPSRFGNRCLQLIGRCWPELSEVGVGGVGCGVQGLASLVKSCVSLRSLQLHGVCEVSVSVAQQLCREGLRCLETLEFHSTPVSPDALLHFHSMCGQLRRVLVQVSISDYFQDPDREEAHRHFNQTVNKMQALQSSILSGILHLRLDRGSSMEGQ, from the exons atggggagagagggggccTCGGGTCGTATGAAAGCCCAGCGGGGGCAGCCTGGCTGGGGCCTGGCCTGGCTGGAGGCCCTGATGATGGGAGagctggagagaaagagtgcagaGGTGCGTGTtgcaaagaaagagaaggagaagttGCGGCGAGCGAAGGAAGAGCTGGAGGAGAGGAATTCACAGCTCAAGCGACAGCTCTCCATCGCTGCGGAGATGATGACCGATCTTCGACGAGAAGTGattgagaaacagagggagctGACCTCGAAGGAACG ACAGGTGTGTGAGCTGAGTGTGTTCCTGAGAGACACGGCACTGAAGGAGGCCGACGCCAAGCTGCGCCTGCAGGAGTTTATCGAGGAGCTGCTGGAGAGGGCCGAGACCGCCGAGACCCTCCTGctggaccaacacacacaagcgcaatCACGTTACGCTCGCGCACGCTCACGCTCACACTCCCAGTCTCACTACACTCCTGTCCTCACCCACCAAACGTACTTGCGCTAtgcacacaccccacactgCAGGAGCTCTGGGGCCGGGATGAATGGGAGCTACCAG AGGAGTCAGAGTGTCTCTGTTGTGTCGGGACACACGTATCAGCAACATGTGTCTCCTGATAAGAG GTGGCCGCGGGGGGTGAAGCGGACCCTATCACTGGGCTCATGTATGTGCgagcgagggtgtgtgtgtgggaggagatGGTGTCTGTgcgagagagggtgtgtgtgtgggaggagatGGTGTCTGTgcgagagagg gagatGGTGTCTGTgcgagagagggtgtgtgtgtgtgagctccgaCGAGGGAGACGACTCATGGTCAGCTGACACCTCAGAGCTGAGTTTGTGGCCACACACACCGAGCagag ATGTCTCTCAGGCTGTCTGTCCCTTCTGCAGTAAGCCGAGCCGctctctggagtgtgtgtgtatagcgctgaggtgtgtgtttgcgtacCTGGACGTGCACACACTGCTGAATGCTGCTGAGGTATGTCGGGCATGGAGGAACGTGTCACGTCACTCATCGCTCTGGATCCACGTCACccttgagaacacacacatctcctctaca CTGCTGGTCAGCTTGTCGCGCTGTTGCAACCAGACACGGTCCCTCACCATGCGGAGCCTCACCGCACCCAGGCGTCACCACACGAGCGCGGAAGAACACTACAGGAACACAcg GGGGTGTCTGGAGTCAGGGTTAGAAGTATTGCTAAGGGCGACAGGGCGAAGCCTGATGGAGCTGAACGTGTCCGACTGCCCCAACATTCTAACTGACCGCTGTGTCTGGCTCGCCAGCTGCTACTGCCGTtcgctacagacactcacatacag GAGTGCGACCGACCCTGTGGGGCCAGAGGTGATTTGGGCGTTGGGTGCAGGCTGTAGGAACATCACCTGCCTCCAGGTGGCGCCACTACAGCCATG TCTGCAACCCAGCCGCTTTGGCAACCGGTGTCTTCAGCTGATAGGCCGATGCTGGCCAGAGCTCAGTGAGGTCGGAGTCGGAGGCGTCGGCTGTGGGGTGCAGGGACTGGCCTCAttgg TGAAGAGTTGTGTGTCCCTCAGGAGTCTGCagctgcatggtgtgtgtgaggtgagtgtgtctgtggcgCAGCAACTGTGCAGGGAGGGGCTGCGTTGCCTGGAGACCCTGGAGTTCCACTCGACCCCCGTCAGTCCAGACGCGCTGCTGCACTTTCACA gCATGTGTGGCCAGCTGAGACGTGTGTTAGTTCAGGTGAGCATCAGTGACTACTTCCAGGACCCTGACAGAGAGGAGGCCCACAGACACTTTAACCAGACAGTCAACAaaatgcag GCACTCCAGAGTTCTATCCTCTCAGGAATCCTTCACCTCAGGCTGGACAGGGGCTCATCCATGGAGGGCCAATGA